The Microscilla marina ATCC 23134 genome window below encodes:
- a CDS encoding DUF1987 domain-containing protein, which yields MKDIAIKGNKGVYFIPTVNFNSDTGVCEIIGESYHQDAKKFYRPLIQWVEEYIQSKRPIRFDFKLTYFNTNSSKAFLNILKVLKKYADEGGQVEANWYYPTEDDDILEEAEDFIQETKLNMHLIGY from the coding sequence ATGAAAGATATAGCTATAAAAGGTAATAAGGGAGTGTATTTTATACCTACAGTCAATTTTAACTCAGATACTGGCGTATGTGAAATTATAGGAGAGTCATATCATCAAGATGCTAAAAAATTTTATCGCCCTTTGATTCAATGGGTAGAAGAGTACATTCAGTCTAAACGTCCCATTCGGTTTGACTTCAAACTTACCTACTTCAACACCAATTCATCTAAAGCCTTTCTAAATATTCTCAAAGTTTTGAAAAAATACGCCGATGAAGGTGGGCAGGTAGAGGCCAATTGGTATTACCCTACCGAAGACGACGATATTTTGGAAGAAGCCGAGGATTTTATACAAGAAACCAAGTTGAACATGCACCTTATTGGCTATTGA
- a CDS encoding TonB-dependent receptor plug domain-containing protein, whose translation MKKIIICSFASLLLNLAIYAQSDTNRLNTIPLDVLKAQDIIAGRASTNVEVVSASRSSKRIKDLPVTIHVVTQEEIRKNGYITLVDVMKAVPGVRVSQPGSGLDGETFLFRGQIGNYYTKILINNIPIQPSVAGGIAIGAQLPIAQARQIEIIYGPASAVYGADAMTGVINIITDSPSSCSFAQANVTLGEYGYQHVNFMAGGKVGKNKNILKYTFYGNRGKRDDLNIRHNKEVELVGQLSSEFSYKGNVFSPLPHFFASKRMSSDQVNYLRLLNTNPDQVLDSIQATYPYYQGDANKGLVNALPQESSLFGIQLEYRDFTFSYNNLFRSNHSSLGRSPDIFSYAHPDNYIADRIERTTLSYNKAWQRFALTVNASYLKYRMDVGSTYGVNYASFASSRAYTYEASDDLFFEALGTYSINKYMEVTAGFSATLSGNLPPVNESDTPFNPNDYRAFSTTQRPPHAVFGHFGDNPILHTITGYFAQLLYQRDNLTLIAGVREDASSEFTTNVDSANVVGTFYPRVAVLYKFSDNLSVRASYGRAFKAPSARNTYSSLALPVIFNGTRVPNLVQYERVPNEDLSPEFVTSYEVGVRYTLNSNIDFDLTGYYSRIDQLITQSLIPLDTAIYGANAVSQFQAQNSFRTRSAVNDVNSRSDLYGLQLAVRLSNLWPLLKFNADVYLNYAEGSEVLPNEENEEISVPRMVPKFMGQLNFSIEPFKHTYFRFENVFMTDWVRRFVPRAQASDFKIAGYYNLDFIGRYQLSKNLGVFLKIRNVFDAEYAGIGSDGLDVDLVYNPQMKRNVQFGASFRL comes from the coding sequence ATGAAAAAAATCATTATATGTAGCTTCGCATCATTGCTGTTGAACCTGGCAATTTATGCTCAGTCTGATACCAATCGCCTGAATACTATTCCATTAGATGTATTGAAGGCTCAAGATATTATTGCAGGGCGTGCTTCTACCAATGTAGAGGTTGTTTCTGCGAGTAGGTCGAGCAAAAGAATAAAAGACCTGCCGGTGACTATCCACGTAGTAACTCAAGAAGAAATCCGGAAAAATGGTTATATAACCTTGGTTGACGTTATGAAAGCGGTACCAGGGGTACGAGTATCGCAACCAGGGTCGGGACTCGACGGAGAAACATTTCTTTTTAGGGGGCAAATAGGTAATTATTATACCAAAATACTCATCAATAACATTCCTATCCAACCTAGTGTGGCAGGAGGAATCGCCATTGGAGCGCAACTACCCATTGCTCAGGCGCGGCAAATAGAAATTATTTATGGACCAGCTTCTGCAGTGTATGGGGCTGACGCCATGACTGGAGTCATTAATATTATTACCGACTCTCCCTCTAGTTGCTCATTTGCGCAAGCCAATGTTACTTTAGGTGAATATGGCTACCAACACGTGAATTTTATGGCAGGAGGCAAGGTAGGTAAAAACAAAAACATACTCAAATACACTTTTTATGGCAATCGTGGCAAACGCGATGATCTAAACATTCGCCATAACAAAGAGGTAGAATTGGTAGGGCAGTTGAGTAGTGAGTTTTCATACAAAGGCAATGTATTTAGCCCTCTTCCCCACTTTTTTGCTTCTAAACGTATGTCGAGTGATCAGGTCAACTATTTAAGGTTGCTCAACACCAACCCTGACCAAGTGTTGGATAGTATTCAGGCGACTTACCCTTACTACCAAGGCGATGCAAACAAAGGTTTGGTGAACGCATTGCCCCAGGAAAGCTCGCTGTTTGGCATACAACTGGAATATCGGGATTTTACTTTTAGTTACAATAACCTCTTTCGTAGCAACCACAGTTCTTTGGGCAGAAGCCCCGACATATTTTCTTATGCCCACCCTGACAATTACATAGCCGACCGTATAGAGCGCACTACTTTAAGCTATAACAAAGCCTGGCAACGGTTTGCGCTTACTGTCAATGCGTCTTATCTTAAGTACAGGATGGACGTAGGCTCTACTTATGGAGTAAACTATGCCAGTTTTGCCAGCTCAAGGGCATATACTTACGAGGCTTCCGATGATTTATTTTTTGAAGCGCTAGGCACTTATTCCATCAATAAATACATGGAAGTTACCGCAGGTTTTTCTGCCACTCTTTCAGGCAATTTGCCTCCAGTCAATGAATCCGATACACCTTTTAATCCTAACGACTACCGGGCATTTAGTACTACCCAACGCCCCCCTCATGCCGTTTTTGGGCATTTTGGCGACAATCCCATTTTGCACACTATTACCGGGTATTTTGCCCAATTGCTCTATCAACGCGATAACCTTACACTAATTGCAGGAGTACGCGAAGATGCATCGTCTGAATTTACTACCAATGTAGACTCAGCCAATGTAGTGGGTACTTTTTATCCCAGGGTGGCAGTGTTGTATAAGTTCAGCGATAACCTTTCGGTAAGGGCGTCTTATGGCAGGGCTTTCAAAGCTCCCAGTGCCCGCAATACCTACTCTTCGTTAGCCTTACCTGTAATATTCAATGGCACCAGAGTACCCAACCTGGTACAATACGAACGAGTGCCCAACGAAGATCTATCGCCAGAGTTTGTTACGAGTTATGAGGTAGGAGTACGCTATACACTCAATAGCAATATAGATTTTGACCTGACAGGATACTATAGCCGAATAGATCAGTTAATTACCCAAAGCCTGATTCCATTAGATACTGCCATATACGGTGCCAATGCGGTGTCACAGTTTCAAGCACAGAATAGTTTCCGAACCCGTTCAGCCGTAAATGATGTAAACAGCCGAAGCGATTTGTATGGGCTGCAATTGGCTGTACGCTTGTCCAACCTGTGGCCATTGCTCAAGTTCAATGCCGATGTGTACCTAAATTATGCTGAAGGTTCAGAGGTATTGCCCAACGAAGAAAACGAAGAAATCAGTGTGCCCAGAATGGTGCCTAAGTTTATGGGACAGTTGAACTTTTCAATAGAACCGTTTAAGCATACTTACTTTCGTTTTGAGAATGTCTTTATGACCGATTGGGTAAGGCGTTTTGTCCCCAGAGCGCAAGCCTCAGATTTCAAAATTGCGGGCTATTATAACCTGGACTTTATTGGGCGTTATCAGCTAAGCAAAAACCTGGGCGTATTTCTGAAAATAAGAAATGTATTTGATGCTGAGTACGCAGGCATTGGTTCTGATGGACTAGACGTGGACTTGGTATACAACCCTCAAATGAAACGAAATGTACAGTTTGGTGCTTCTTTTAGGTTATAA
- a CDS encoding YceI family protein: MKRHIFLLGFFLLTLVHDTKAQKKIYSTHTGQVTLFLNSNLALIQAVNKSVTSAFNRKNNEVSFIIPTNKFRFSNPVMQQPFNETYLEASKYPHSTFKGKVKEKINFEISSPQKVTVVGYLKMHGVKRKRSIPATIVVKNNKISCFSRFQVNTKDHQIKIPQALFKDGKNVVEINLIAKYD; this comes from the coding sequence ATGAAAAGGCATATTTTCCTGCTTGGTTTTTTTTTGCTCACTCTTGTCCATGACACCAAAGCACAAAAAAAAATATATAGCACTCACACAGGTCAGGTCACCCTATTTTTAAATTCTAACCTTGCCCTCATTCAGGCGGTCAATAAATCTGTGACTTCTGCCTTTAATCGCAAAAACAACGAAGTGTCTTTCATTATTCCCACCAATAAGTTTCGCTTTAGCAACCCTGTGATGCAGCAACCTTTTAACGAAACCTACCTCGAAGCCAGCAAATACCCCCACTCTACTTTTAAAGGTAAAGTAAAAGAAAAGATCAATTTTGAAATTAGTTCTCCTCAGAAAGTAACCGTGGTGGGCTACCTTAAAATGCACGGCGTAAAGAGAAAGCGTTCTATTCCGGCGACTATCGTAGTAAAAAACAACAAAATCAGTTGCTTTAGTCGTTTTCAGGTCAATACCAAAGATCATCAGATCAAAATACCTCAGGCCTTGTTTAAGGATGGAAAAAATGTAGTGGAGATTAATTTAATTGCCAAATATGATTAG
- a CDS encoding M56 family metallopeptidase, which produces MNDWIIYLIKVNLSLLFLYAFYLIFLKKETSFHLNRAYLLIGLGVALAVPLLHIKLPKKSVPIHIRQWQPLAVSSPVVASKKTTTSVVHNKKLLLTTQHQASGKTTHQTTTKATTPSINWWNTWLGLYIAGVVVCLTLFTYRLVRIIRVVAGAQVMPQNHYKVVFTYGKLPMLSFFNYLFWDNTLKLTPEQRAQVIAHEAAHIQQKHTIDVLLMELFCAVFWYNPVVYWWRNALRENHEFVADRAVIKQQDAHSYAMLLLSQSLGSVPQFTLGNRLVQSQIKKRVNMMTKKTMYRKIYWKYALILPMLACLGIGFGQVSFGQSVALSSSALVAHQLASGKAVKPASTSSQQVTNLSTPPKVLIKEMVKQRIKEELALLAAVVDTPGKKTSKMRRLNKYSHHKDRHYRKIDSEDDYVEMEANIKGTDYEVRFDKAGKVKRLYVDGKKIKSGKFKKYKTTTDSMWQDWIALKDGLKELSVSLKNMGKDLKRSLRKTSKDLSNIDLENELDLGDLLKPVIGLSLDVTSDVLKNLKVDLKDLKKDLKIDLKDFKKDLKEALKELKNFKFELEDEDDNDD; this is translated from the coding sequence ATGAACGATTGGATAATATACCTTATAAAAGTAAACCTAAGCTTGTTGTTTTTATATGCTTTTTATCTCATCTTCTTAAAAAAAGAGACGAGTTTTCACTTAAACCGTGCCTATTTGCTGATAGGCTTGGGAGTGGCACTTGCGGTACCATTGTTACACATCAAGTTGCCAAAAAAATCGGTGCCAATTCATATAAGACAGTGGCAACCGCTTGCAGTAAGCTCTCCAGTGGTTGCCTCCAAAAAAACAACTACCTCTGTTGTTCATAATAAAAAATTACTTCTAACAACTCAGCATCAAGCTTCTGGTAAAACAACCCACCAGACAACAACCAAGGCTACTACTCCTTCAATCAATTGGTGGAACACATGGCTAGGGCTGTACATTGCAGGAGTAGTGGTGTGTCTAACACTTTTTACCTATCGGTTGGTGCGCATCATACGGGTCGTTGCAGGTGCCCAAGTAATGCCACAAAACCATTACAAAGTAGTGTTTACTTATGGTAAGTTGCCCATGCTGTCGTTTTTCAACTATTTGTTTTGGGACAATACCCTAAAACTTACTCCCGAACAAAGAGCACAAGTTATTGCCCACGAAGCAGCGCACATTCAACAAAAACATACTATAGATGTCCTGTTGATGGAGTTGTTTTGTGCGGTGTTTTGGTACAACCCAGTAGTGTACTGGTGGCGGAATGCCTTGCGTGAAAATCACGAGTTTGTAGCCGATCGGGCGGTGATCAAACAGCAAGACGCCCACAGTTATGCCATGTTGTTACTTAGCCAAAGTTTGGGCAGTGTGCCTCAGTTTACTTTGGGAAACCGTTTAGTTCAATCGCAAATTAAAAAAAGAGTAAATATGATGACCAAGAAAACCATGTATCGAAAAATCTATTGGAAATACGCCCTCATATTGCCTATGTTGGCTTGCCTGGGCATTGGGTTCGGCCAGGTATCGTTTGGGCAAAGTGTTGCCTTGAGCAGTAGTGCTTTGGTAGCGCATCAGTTGGCCTCAGGCAAGGCAGTAAAACCAGCCTCTACTAGTAGTCAGCAGGTAACAAACCTATCCACTCCGCCCAAAGTCCTTATCAAGGAAATGGTAAAACAAAGAATAAAGGAAGAGTTAGCCTTGCTTGCCGCAGTAGTGGATACCCCGGGTAAAAAAACCAGCAAAATGCGCCGTTTAAATAAATATTCTCACCACAAAGATCGTCATTACCGAAAAATAGACAGTGAGGATGATTATGTAGAAATGGAGGCTAACATCAAAGGGACCGACTATGAGGTACGTTTTGACAAAGCCGGAAAAGTAAAACGCTTGTATGTAGATGGCAAAAAAATAAAGTCAGGGAAATTTAAAAAGTACAAAACAACTACTGACAGTATGTGGCAAGACTGGATAGCCCTAAAGGATGGGCTGAAAGAGCTGAGTGTATCGCTCAAAAACATGGGCAAAGATCTTAAACGTAGCTTACGAAAAACGAGCAAAGACCTAAGCAATATTGACCTTGAAAACGAACTTGACCTGGGCGATTTGCTCAAGCCTGTGATTGGTCTAAGCCTCGATGTAACCAGTGATGTATTGAAAAACCTCAAGGTGGATCTAAAAGACCTAAAAAAGGATTTGAAAATAGACCTGAAAGACTTTAAAAAAGACCTCAAAGAAGCATTAAAAGAACTGAAGAACTTCAAGTTTGAGTTGGAAGATGAGGACGATAATGATGATTAA
- a CDS encoding BlaI/MecI/CopY family transcriptional regulator yields the protein MKKNAKNKGQKSKQLTKAEEQVMKVLWKLEKAFIKEIIADIPVAPGKNKPAYSTVSTIVRLLEEKGFVTHQTFGNTYRYEPLVKKEEYTSFWLDRFMTDYFGGSFARLASFFAKDKNVDISDIEDILEDIDKNLKQKNDDERKK from the coding sequence ATGAAAAAAAACGCGAAAAATAAAGGACAAAAAAGCAAGCAACTCACCAAGGCAGAGGAACAGGTAATGAAAGTTTTGTGGAAACTGGAAAAAGCTTTTATCAAAGAAATCATTGCCGATATACCCGTGGCGCCTGGCAAAAACAAACCCGCCTACAGTACAGTGTCTACTATAGTAAGGTTGCTTGAAGAAAAGGGTTTTGTCACACACCAGACTTTTGGCAACACTTATCGTTATGAGCCATTGGTAAAAAAAGAAGAGTATACCAGCTTTTGGTTAGACCGCTTCATGACTGATTATTTCGGAGGATCTTTTGCTCGTTTGGCGTCATTTTTTGCCAAAGACAAAAACGTGGACATATCAGACATTGAAGATATTTTGGAAGATATAGACAAGAACCTTAAACAAAAAAATGATGATGAAAGAAAGAAATAA
- the porU gene encoding type IX secretion system sortase PorU, with translation MKYITSLIFACLLLFQHPTQAQNFASSSVLGTGTWYKIGTTQQGIYKIDYNFLKDAGVDVDNINPRNIQLYGNVGGMLPQSNSASRVDDLQENSIWVAGQDDGNFDANDYILFYAQGAVEWTYNATNKLFEHTQNIYSDSVFCFLTIGSNEGKRVQSQENLSGTTQTLTTYDDYQVYEKDERTILEQGSGREWYGEVFDFETNQSFTFDTPGLLANAPLTLTSFVMGRSALDTKFSVSLNGVTLGTQSIAAQPTGTYDVKGINNVRDFTLNTSQLSGLSQLTIDLLYDKNGGSSSGYLNYLRVNYQRQLQLYNNQTTFRAIASLEQPLTAFSVANVGNGAIVWDISNPLHPVNQPYTLSGSNAVFGASTATALKQFVVFQGSDFPTPESVQTLPNQNLHALLPTNLVIIVPEVFLSEAERLAAFRRTNDGLSVTVVKLSQVYNEFSSGKQDVTALRDFARMLYLRDSQVFKYLLLFGDASFDYKDRVANNTNFVPIYESRESLHPILSHSSDDYFGFLEASEGEWTETSLGDHTLEIGIGRLPVKTLEEAANVVTKLIGYANNQSNLGSWRNRVVFVADDGDVNIHQLDADVLAEDIRNNHKNFNVSKLFLDAFEQVSTPNGELAPTLKEALTQNVEKGALIVNYTGHGGEIGWAEEKLLNVPQINDWENYHNLPLFVTATCEFGRYDDPLRVAGAEYILLNPKGGGIGLITTTRPVYSSTNFLLSKAFYAEVFKPIDGAMPRLGDLMIKTKNNSLNGAINRNFALLGDPSLRLAYPKHKVAVTKITNANTGQVVNTISALDKVTVEGEVTNAQDILLDGFEGVLDITIFDKAQELTTLGTESSRIQFKAQNNKIFVGKASVKAGKFTFTFIVPKDIDYKFGEGKWSFYAQANDGVNDAQGAKTDVIIGGTSASITPDDTPPAITLFMNDETFVNGGVVQPSATLIAKLSDENGLNIAQTGVGHEMTAVLDGDLENPWILNDFYEGNLDTYQEGVVQYPVRDLAKGKHTVVVKVWDTHNNSSEASIDFVVTDNAVMAINEVMNYPNPFNQATTFRFDHNRAGEALEVTIQIYNRNGQHVKKLQYTTSKALTRFEGVWDGLDKQGKKIPQGVYVYKITARSVTDGAEEFVVRRLVVLD, from the coding sequence ATGAAATATATCACTTCACTTATTTTTGCCTGCCTGCTGCTTTTTCAACACCCTACCCAGGCACAAAATTTTGCCTCCTCGTCGGTGTTGGGTACAGGTACTTGGTATAAAATAGGTACTACCCAACAAGGTATTTATAAAATAGACTATAATTTTTTGAAAGATGCTGGAGTAGATGTAGATAACATTAACCCCCGAAACATACAACTGTATGGCAATGTAGGGGGCATGTTGCCTCAATCCAATAGTGCTTCCCGTGTAGACGATCTGCAGGAAAACTCAATATGGGTAGCGGGGCAAGACGACGGGAACTTTGACGCCAATGATTATATTTTGTTTTATGCCCAGGGAGCCGTAGAGTGGACCTATAACGCCACCAACAAACTATTTGAACATACCCAAAATATTTATTCTGATTCAGTGTTTTGTTTTTTGACTATAGGCAGCAATGAGGGCAAAAGGGTACAGTCACAGGAAAACCTAAGTGGTACTACCCAAACCCTGACTACTTACGACGACTATCAAGTATATGAAAAAGACGAACGAACTATTTTGGAACAAGGTTCAGGCAGAGAATGGTACGGCGAAGTTTTTGATTTTGAAACGAATCAGAGCTTTACTTTTGACACTCCTGGTTTGTTAGCCAATGCCCCGCTTACACTTACTTCTTTTGTGATGGGGCGTTCAGCATTGGACACCAAGTTTTCTGTATCGCTCAATGGTGTTACTTTGGGTACTCAGTCAATAGCTGCCCAACCCACGGGCACTTATGATGTAAAAGGGATCAACAATGTAAGGGACTTCACCCTGAACACCAGCCAACTATCCGGATTGAGTCAATTAACCATTGACCTGTTGTACGATAAAAACGGAGGAAGCTCCTCAGGTTATTTAAATTACCTGCGGGTAAATTATCAACGGCAATTACAGCTATATAATAACCAAACTACCTTTAGGGCTATAGCCAGCCTGGAGCAACCTTTGACTGCTTTTTCGGTAGCCAACGTGGGCAATGGTGCCATTGTTTGGGATATTAGCAACCCATTACACCCTGTAAACCAACCTTATACCTTAAGTGGGAGCAATGCGGTGTTTGGAGCAAGTACTGCCACTGCGTTGAAACAATTTGTGGTTTTTCAGGGCAGTGATTTTCCCACCCCTGAGTCGGTACAAACACTGCCCAACCAAAACCTACATGCTTTGCTCCCTACCAATTTGGTGATTATTGTCCCAGAAGTGTTTTTGAGCGAAGCCGAACGCCTGGCCGCCTTTAGGCGCACCAATGATGGTTTGAGCGTGACTGTAGTCAAACTTTCCCAGGTTTACAATGAGTTCTCGTCGGGCAAACAAGATGTAACTGCTTTGCGCGATTTTGCCCGAATGCTTTACCTGCGCGATTCTCAAGTATTTAAGTACCTGTTGCTGTTTGGCGATGCCTCTTTCGACTATAAAGATCGAGTAGCAAACAATACCAATTTTGTCCCTATCTATGAATCGCGCGAATCGTTGCATCCTATATTGAGTCATTCTTCCGACGATTATTTTGGGTTTCTTGAAGCAAGTGAAGGCGAATGGACAGAAACCTCTTTGGGCGACCACACGCTGGAAATTGGCATTGGGCGCTTGCCCGTAAAAACACTCGAAGAGGCAGCTAATGTAGTAACTAAACTCATTGGGTACGCCAATAACCAATCTAATTTGGGGAGTTGGCGTAACCGGGTGGTGTTTGTGGCAGACGATGGCGATGTAAATATTCACCAATTAGATGCAGATGTGCTTGCCGAAGACATTAGAAACAACCATAAGAACTTCAATGTGAGCAAGTTGTTTTTAGACGCGTTCGAGCAAGTATCTACCCCCAACGGCGAGCTTGCTCCCACGTTGAAAGAAGCCCTTACCCAAAATGTAGAAAAGGGAGCCCTCATTGTAAACTATACCGGACACGGCGGGGAAATTGGCTGGGCAGAAGAAAAGCTGCTGAATGTGCCGCAAATCAATGATTGGGAAAACTACCATAACCTCCCTTTGTTTGTAACGGCTACTTGTGAGTTTGGGCGTTATGACGACCCCTTGAGGGTGGCAGGTGCCGAATATATTTTGCTCAACCCCAAAGGCGGAGGCATTGGGCTCATTACTACCACCCGGCCGGTGTATTCGAGCACTAATTTTTTATTGAGCAAAGCTTTTTATGCTGAAGTGTTTAAACCCATTGACGGAGCAATGCCTCGTTTGGGTGACCTAATGATCAAGACCAAAAACAACAGCTTGAATGGAGCCATTAATCGTAACTTTGCCTTACTGGGCGATCCATCATTACGATTGGCTTATCCTAAACATAAAGTGGCCGTGACTAAAATAACCAATGCCAATACGGGGCAAGTAGTGAATACCATAAGTGCGCTGGACAAAGTGACTGTAGAAGGGGAGGTGACAAATGCGCAAGATATTTTGCTCGATGGATTTGAGGGAGTACTAGACATTACCATATTTGACAAAGCGCAAGAGCTAACCACCCTGGGAACCGAGAGTAGCCGTATTCAGTTTAAGGCACAGAACAACAAAATATTTGTGGGTAAGGCCAGTGTGAAGGCAGGTAAGTTTACTTTTACCTTCATTGTACCCAAAGACATTGATTATAAGTTTGGAGAAGGGAAGTGGAGCTTTTATGCCCAGGCAAACGATGGAGTCAATGATGCCCAGGGAGCCAAAACCGATGTAATCATTGGTGGCACCAGTGCTTCTATTACCCCCGACGATACCCCCCCGGCTATTACTCTGTTTATGAACGATGAAACTTTTGTGAATGGGGGTGTGGTACAGCCATCGGCTACTTTGATTGCCAAATTGAGCGACGAAAATGGGCTGAACATTGCCCAAACCGGAGTAGGACACGAAATGACGGCGGTGTTGGATGGTGACCTGGAAAACCCTTGGATTCTGAACGATTTTTACGAAGGTAACCTGGACACTTATCAAGAGGGGGTAGTGCAATACCCTGTACGTGACCTTGCCAAAGGGAAGCATACGGTAGTAGTAAAAGTGTGGGACACCCACAACAACTCAAGCGAAGCAAGCATCGATTTTGTTGTAACCGACAATGCTGTAATGGCAATAAACGAGGTAATGAATTATCCCAACCCATTTAATCAGGCGACTACTTTTCGTTTTGACCACAACCGGGCGGGTGAAGCCCTCGAAGTAACCATTCAGATTTATAACCGCAATGGACAACACGTAAAAAAACTGCAATACACTACCAGCAAGGCGCTGACTCGTTTTGAGGGAGTGTGGGATGGCTTGGACAAACAAGGCAAAAAAATACCTCAAGGAGTGTATGTATACAAGATCACGGCACGTTCTGTTACCGATGGTGCCGAAGAGTTTGTTGTGCGAAGGTTAGTAGTGTTAGATTAG
- the porV gene encoding type IX secretion system outer membrane channel protein PorV encodes MKFHRRVVLLVAAFMVALGSSQSFSQTAAFIGQDTVSRPITTAVPFLSISPDARAAGMGDVGVATTADVNSIYWNPAKLVFAEGKIGASLSFTPWLRKLVNDMSLSYLSAYYKLDNRQAFGFSLRYFNLGSIQFTDNQGGIIRDFVPNELAATLTYSRKLSEKLGVAVSGRYIHSNLSADLILANQQETKAGNTVAADIAVFYKTDLTVSGMESNLAFGANISNIGAKISYTNKNERDFIPTNLRLGSAFTLNIDEFNKFTVALDFNKLMVPTPPQVDSQGNIISGTSPRDKTLLSGMFGSFADAPGGFSEELKEFIIATGIEYWYNDLFAARVGYYNEHAQKGDRKYFTVGVGLRYKKLGFDAAYLLPQRETNPLAETLRFSILFNLGGKDKK; translated from the coding sequence ATGAAATTTCATAGACGTGTAGTTTTATTAGTGGCTGCCTTTATGGTAGCTTTGGGTTCTTCCCAATCATTTAGTCAGACAGCCGCATTTATAGGGCAAGATACAGTGTCAAGACCCATCACCACTGCTGTACCTTTTTTATCTATTTCACCTGATGCCCGCGCTGCTGGTATGGGAGATGTAGGAGTAGCTACTACTGCTGATGTAAACAGTATTTATTGGAACCCGGCAAAGCTGGTTTTTGCCGAAGGCAAAATAGGTGCTTCCCTTTCTTTCACTCCTTGGTTGCGTAAGCTCGTAAACGACATGTCGTTGTCTTATTTGTCTGCCTATTACAAACTGGATAACCGTCAGGCATTTGGTTTTTCACTAAGATATTTCAATTTAGGTAGTATTCAGTTTACCGATAATCAAGGGGGGATAATCCGTGATTTTGTGCCCAACGAACTAGCAGCTACCCTGACCTACTCACGTAAACTTTCTGAAAAGCTAGGGGTAGCAGTAAGTGGACGCTATATTCACTCCAACCTTTCGGCCGATTTGATTTTGGCGAACCAACAAGAAACCAAAGCTGGAAACACAGTCGCTGCCGATATAGCTGTATTTTACAAAACCGATTTGACGGTAAGTGGAATGGAGTCAAACCTGGCTTTTGGGGCAAACATTTCTAACATTGGTGCCAAAATCTCTTATACCAACAAAAACGAAAGAGATTTTATTCCTACCAACCTTCGTTTAGGTTCTGCTTTTACTCTGAACATCGACGAATTTAATAAATTTACCGTTGCTTTAGACTTTAACAAGTTAATGGTACCCACTCCACCTCAGGTAGACAGCCAAGGAAACATTATCTCTGGTACCAGCCCTCGCGATAAAACTTTGTTGAGTGGTATGTTTGGATCATTTGCTGATGCCCCAGGAGGTTTTAGCGAAGAACTGAAAGAATTTATCATTGCTACCGGAATAGAGTATTGGTACAACGATTTATTTGCGGCTCGTGTAGGGTATTACAACGAACACGCTCAAAAAGGTGATCGTAAGTACTTTACTGTAGGGGTAGGTCTGCGTTATAAAAAACTTGGTTTTGATGCAGCTTATTTGCTACCACAAAGAGAAACCAACCCATTGGCAGAAACACTTCGCTTCTCAATTTTGTTTAACCTGGGTGGCAAAGACAAGAAATAG